The nucleotide window AAACTTCATGGGAGTCGTAATGAAAGGGCTGGATGCATTAATTAATCGCCAGGAGCCAGGGTGGGACATCGTGCAACAATGGCTGGCGGCTGCCACCAACAGCGTCGACGTTCTGGTTAAGGATAACGACCTCGCCGCTCAGGCTTTAATTGACCTCCAGGTAACCACGCGCTCCCCGCTGGGAGCCGTCGTTTACGAAACCGGCGGGTTGTTAATTGATGGAGGATGGCTGCGTATTCTGGGTTCTGGTCATCCACAATTACCGCGCAACCCCGTCGCCTGGACACGCTCCCTATCCCCTGCTTTGCAGGCCCTGCTCATCGCTGATGATGCATCGGGTGGCTTCTTCGCCCTCAATGGTGGCGAGCTGGGTGACGATCAGGGGGGAATATACTACTTCGCACCGGATTCCCTTGCATGGGAAAGCCTCGGGATGGGTTATTCAGGTTTTCTGGAGTGGGCATTCAACGGTGATCTGGAGATATTTTATCAGACGGTACGGTGGCAAGGATGGCGGGATGATATTGCCTCACTCAGCGGTAACGACGTTTATGCTTTTTTCCCTTTTCTGTGGACCGAACCGACATTGCCACTGGCGCAGCGCAAGCGTTCCAGGATAGCGATTGCGGAACACTGGGCGCTTTCTCACGAATTAGCACAGGGCCTTAATCAGCGCTAAGTCTGCGAGTATTTCACTCCCCGCTTGCATAAGAGGGGCCTTTGGCCCCTCTTGATGACAAATCAATGTTTTTCTGCCGCGTTTGCCTGCTTCTTGTTGGCCAGATGATGACCCACTACACAACCTACCGCAGCACCAATCACAGCATGATGCTTGAGATGCCCGACCGCTGCGCCAGCCGCGGCGCCTTTCAGACAGCCCGCAGCCTGCGCCTCGGAGGTAACAGACAACAACAGGCCCAACGTGACGACCAGCATCGAAAGCTTACGCATGTAAATTTAGTCCACTGAAATTTGATAAAGAACGGGATCACAGCATAACGCTTGATATCCCAATGGATAATGAACAATTGCGCAAATTGATCGGGAGATCTGTAAGCATCGGTTAATAAATACGTTATCTTTTCAAACAGATAAAGAAATGGCTAACCGGTCGCTCGATTGAGCCTTCAGGGGTATCAGGCGCTGGCAAACACGGATTGTGTTAGGCATCTGAAAACCAAACGGAAAAGGCCGCCCGAGGGCGGCCTTGTACTCACAGGCTTGCCAGCAACAATTATTTGGTCAGTTCCGCTGACAGGTAAGCACCGTTATCCACGCGTGCACCGGTGATTTTATATGATGCACCCGCCTGTTTTGCCTGAGCCGCGATTTTCGCTTCTGCGCCGTCCAGCGTTGAGGCCGAAGCCGTGATGCTTTGTGCAAAGCTAGCGAACGAAACCAGTGACAGGGCCGCAACTACAACGAAAGTTTTGATAGATTTCATGGTCATTTCCTCAGAGATAATTTTTAGTTGATGGGGTGTTGTGCCCCAATATGAGAGAGAATAGACCTGTTACCAGAGGAGTAAAAGCTGAGGGTTTTGCTTTAAACAATCAAATAAATTGAATAAAAAGGCACCATGCATTGGGGCGGTATCAATGCCGACCGCATGAACCTTATTGATCATCACTTGTATTCAGGACACCGGGAAGTCCTGTTTAGCGCCCCTATAGCGACAGTGCGCGGCTATTCTGCGGACATAAACGTGAATATTGTGAGGGCCCACTATCCGGAGACGATAATAATGTCCGACACAACCCAACCCGGTACGCCCCACGAGCACTACCGTTACGCCCGCGAGGGTGCACGTATACTGAAATCGACCTGCCTAGCGAAAAAAATAAATGAACACCGGAATCAGGTACGTTACCTACCGGGTCTGGAAATCCGGACCCATGCCAGCGGTGACCGGCAGACCGAAAATCTGCGGGTCGTCATCGTAAACAGCACGCGTATTCTGCACTGGCGGCAAGGCAAACCGGAAGATGTGCACAACAACCAGATGAGATTTAACGTGGCAGACCGTAGCGGCAGCACCCAGTCGGAGCTGGACCATGACGGAAACATCATCAGCCAGGAGCAGTATTACCCCTTTGGTGGCACAGCGTTATGGGCAACGCACAATCAGACGGAAGCCCGTTATAAAACGGTGCGCTATTCAGGTAAGGAGCATGATGTTACCTGCCTGGTGTATTACGGGTACCGTTATT belongs to Pantoea sp. At-9b and includes:
- a CDS encoding DUF1471 domain-containing protein, with the translated sequence MKSIKTFVVVAALSLVSFASFAQSITASASTLDGAEAKIAAQAKQAGASYKITGARVDNGAYLSAELTK
- a CDS encoding DUF2625 domain-containing protein, whose protein sequence is MKGLDALINRQEPGWDIVQQWLAAATNSVDVLVKDNDLAAQALIDLQVTTRSPLGAVVYETGGLLIDGGWLRILGSGHPQLPRNPVAWTRSLSPALQALLIADDASGGFFALNGGELGDDQGGIYYFAPDSLAWESLGMGYSGFLEWAFNGDLEIFYQTVRWQGWRDDIASLSGNDVYAFFPFLWTEPTLPLAQRKRSRIAIAEHWALSHELAQGLNQR
- a CDS encoding glycine zipper domain-containing protein, producing the protein MRKLSMLVVTLGLLLSVTSEAQAAGCLKGAAAGAAVGHLKHHAVIGAAVGCVVGHHLANKKQANAAEKH